The Pseudomonadota bacterium genomic interval TCATCGGGCGACAGGTTCTTGGCCTTCGCCTGAACCTCACCGGCCATCTTCTGATACTCGACGAGCATCTTCTGCTGGGCTTCCTTGTAGAGACGCAGCTCGGAGATGGTCTCCTGGTTGACGTAGCCCACGGTGCTGTCTGCGGGATCAGCCGGCTCGGTCTCCTTCGAGAGATCGGCGGACTTCATCTCTTCGAACTTCTTCTTGACGTCTTCGGTCACGTCGGCTACGCCCGTGACCACGATGCGCTTGTCGAGAACGACCTTGTAGCCGCGCTCCTTCGCAAGGCTGGCGATGGCAAGGGTCACGCGACGGTTGAGCGGTGTGACGCGCTTGCCCTGCTCCTGCTGGAGGTCGTCGCGCATCTGCACCCGCAGCTTCTCGGCCTCTTCCGGAGAGAGCTTCTTGTCCTTGATGATCTGGAGCAGCTCAGTCTCCTTGTGGTTGCCCAGCTCCTCGAGGTCCTTCTTGGCCTTGGTGAACTCCGGCAGGGCATAGATGGCCTCAGAGTCGAGCATCGCCACCTGCTGCGTTCCTTGTGAAGATCCGCCGAGCGGGCTCCCGCCGGGGGTCTTCTTCGTGAACAGGAGCACACCCACCACCGCGATGACCGCGACGGCCACCACGATGAGCAGCCCTCTCAGCAT includes:
- a CDS encoding OmpH family outer membrane protein, which translates into the protein MADTDNKADSGPQAMLRGLLIVVAVAVIAVVGVLLFTKKTPGGSPLGGSSQGTQQVAMLDSEAIYALPEFTKAKKDLEELGNHKETELLQIIKDKKLSPEEAEKLRVQMRDDLQQEQGKRVTPLNRRVTLAIASLAKERGYKVVLDKRIVVTGVADVTEDVKKKFEEMKSADLSKETEPADPADSTVGYVNQETISELRLYKEAQQKMLVEYQKMAGEVQAKAKNLSPDDREKVRQEMAKAFQEKQVEVMKPVNDKVTEAITSVAKEKGLSLVLNSHHIMWGGRNLTDDVIKKLI